The Candidatus Binatia bacterium nucleotide sequence TACGCCTCATCTCGCGAGAAGCGCTCCTCGACGACCTCCACACCGTGGTCGCGCAAAATGGTCAGGACAGACTCACGGGTAATGCCGGCCAAAATCGACGTCTGCGGTGTCGTCTTCACCCGCCCGCCACGAACAATGAAAATATTCTCACCGCTACACTCGGCGACGTACCCATCCACGTCGAGCATCATGGCCTCGTCGTACCCACCCCGACGCGCTTCGACGGCCGCCAGAATAGAGTTCACGTAATTGCCGACGGCCTTGGCCTTGGTCATGTGAGTGTTCACGTGCATCCGTTGGAACGATGAGGTCTTGAGCCGCACGCCTTTGCGTACGCCTTCCTCTCCAAGGTACGCTCCCCACGACCAGACGATGATCGCCACCCGTATCGGGTTGTGCACAGCCGCCAGCCCCATTTCACCCGCCCCCAGGAAGACGATCGGTCGGATGTAGCAGGAGCGGAACTTGTTGACCCGGACGGTCTCGACGCAGGCGTTGCTGATCTGCTCCTGGCTGAAGGGAATGGTGAGGCCGAGGATATGCGCCGAACCAAACAGCCGATCCACGTGTTCCTGCAATCGGAAGATCGCCGGCTGGCCACTGCGACCCTCGTAGCAGCGTATGCCCTCGAAGACGCCGAGACCATAGTGCAGCGTATGCGTCAGGACGTGGACTTGTGCCGCGTCCCACTCCACCAGCTGACCGTCAAACCAGATGTAGTCGCTCTTCTCCACGGTGAACCTTCCCCTCGGCTGCGCCAAAACGCCCGCTCACTTCAATTCCGCTTCCATGCGGTCGAACCACCGCTCGTAACATCCTCGAATCGCTTCCCGCCGCACGCTGAACTCCTGCCACAACAAGTCGCCGATTTCCTCAGCTCCGCCTTCGAAGCCCATGCGCTTGGCTATCCGCTTCAAGTCCATCTGCGTCCGATCGAGATCCTCGACAGGTCGGTCATATGCCAGCCGCAGTGAATTTTCTACCCGGCGCAGGAAGCGATAGCCGTCGGCGAGTAACCGATGATCCTCTCCGGGGAGCACGCCGGCCCACGCCAACGCCTCCAACGCCCCTAGCGTGTTGCCGACCCGGACGCTGGCATCGCTTGCGCCGTAGTGAAGCTGGAGCATCTGCGTCAAGAACTCCACGTCCACCAGTCCGCCACGCCCGGTCTTGATGTTGACCCGTTCGCGGCTCTCCCGCGCTAGCTCGTGCTCCATGCGCCAGCGTAGCCGGCGAATTTCGCTGACCTCCTCAGCGCGCAAGGAGGCACGATAGACAAAGTTGGAGATGATCATGGCCACCCGCTGCGCCAGGGCCGGTGTGCCTGCCACCGGGCGCGCTTTGACCAACGCCTGCCGCTCCCAAATTTGCGCGCTGGTCTCGTGATAGCGGCGAAAGCTTTCCAGGGACGACACCAGCGGGCCAGATCGTCCGGACGGCCGCAGCCGGGTGTCGATGCGGTACACGATTCCCTCGCGCGTCGCCACCTGCAAGACGGTGATAAGGCGTTGTGCAAGCTTCGAGAAGAATTCGAGGCTCGGCAGCGGTGTTGTCCCCGTCTGCGGCTCCTCGTAGACGAAAATCAGATCCAGATCGGAATTGTAGTTGAGTTCGCCGCCGCCGAGCTTTCCCAGCCCCAGCACCACAAGCTGTCCCGGCAGCTCGCCGCAGCCATAGCGCGCACACACATCCCGCGCAGCGACGTCGCAGGCGCTCTGCAGGCACACCTGCGCCAAGCTGGTCAACTCGGCGCTCACCTCTTCCGGCCGCAGCAGGGACTGGAGATCATTGATACCGATGCGCAGGAACTCCTGGTTGCGGAAACGGCGCAGGGCCTCGAGTGACTCTTCGAAGTCACCATCGGCGGAGAGCACGGCCTGCAACTCGGCGGCGAGGTCCTCCGCCGTGCGGTAAACCCGGACCAGATCCGCCCGCACCAGCGTATCGAGCAGCTCGGGGTGGCGAATGAATGCATTGGCAAGAAACTGGCTCCCCCCGAACAGTTCGACCAGCATGCGCAGCGTGCCCGGGTTCTCGCGCAGCAAGGCGAGGAAGCTGGTGCGGGCGCCAACCGACGAAATGAAGGTGGCGACGTTGCGTAGCGCGAGATCCGGATCAGCGGATTGCAGGATCGTGCGCAGTAACGACGGTGCGATGTCATAGAGCGCTTGCTTGCGACGCAAGCGCGCCGGCGCCGACACCGGGCCGTCGCGCAGCAGGAGCAAGTCGTCGTAGCTGCTCTCCGGCCGCGTGAAACCCAGGGTCTTCAAGCGAGCGAGGCTCCCTTCGCGAGCTTCCAGGGTCTGCAGCAACTCGACGACCTCGGCGTCCGCGGACCGCTGCGTTTCCGCCGCCGGTTCGTAGAAGAGCTTCTCGAAGGCGCGACGCACCCGCTCCGTATGCCGAGTCAGGTCCGCCCACATCTGCGTCACCACGTCGTCCCCGCGGTAGCCCAGACGCCGCGCCAGGGTTTCTTGCTCACGCACGTCCGAGGGCACAGCGTGAGTCTGGCGTTGGTGCACGATCTGGATCTTGTGTTCGACGTGGCGCAGGAAGCGGTACGCCTGCATCAACGCTTGACCTTCATCGGCCGGCAAATAGCCCGTCTCAGTCAGCTTCGCCAAGGTCGACAGCGAGCCACGCCCTCGCACCCGCTCGTCGCGCCCGCCATGCACGAGCTGCAACACCTGCACGAGGAATTCGATCTCGCGGATGCCACCGCGGCCCAGCTTGACGTTGCCGTGCCCCACTTTCTCACCCAACTGGGCCTCGACCCGCGCCTTCATCTCCTTCATGTCGGCGATGGTCGTGTAGTCGAGGTAGCGCCGATACACGAAGGGGCGCATCTCACGGAGAAAGCGCTCGCCGAGTTCCATCTCGCCGGCGATGGGACGTGCTTGGATAAGGGCCGAGCGCTCCCAGGTCTGGCCATAGGCTTCGTAGTAAACAAGCGCATCATTGAGGGCGTTGACGATCGGGCCATTCACCCCTTCAGGCCGCAACCGCAGGTCGACGCGGAAGGCGAATCCCGACGCGGTGACCTCCTGCAAAGCGCGCGTCACCAGCTCGGCAAGACGGGTGAAAAACTCTCGTGCCTGGAGCGTTCCCCGCGGCCCGCCGGCGGTTTGCTGGCTTCCCGCGGCATAGAGATACATCACGTCCACGTCGGAGCTGAAGTTCAACTCGCCGCCGCCGAGCTTGCCCATGGCGAGCACCACGAAAGAGTCCTGCGTGCTGAGTCCTGCGTCCTGAGGAGAGCCGACCGGAAAATCGCCGTACTGCTCACGCAGCATCCGCCGTGCCCAACGGCAGGCTGCGGCGAAAAGACCCGCCGCCAGCTCGCTCAGTTCCGCCATTGTGGTCTCGACCGGGTAACGGCCGGTGAGGTCGGCAAGTCCGATGCGCAGATATTGGCGATGGCGAAGTTGACGGAGTTGGCTGGAAAAGGGCTCCCAGGGCTCGTCAACGGCGGCACCGAGCTCGCGTTCATGATCCGCGGCGGAGCGCCTACCAGCCGCGTAGCATTCGCGAAACAACGTCAGCCATTCCGCGCCCAACGCCTGCAAAGTGTTACTGAGCGACTGACTTCCCCCGAGCAGGGTGCACAGCGCCGACAGCTCTTCTGGGCTCAGTGCGGCGATCACGGCCGGGTCGGCCGTTGCCTCGAGCAAGCGTTCCCACCCGGCCAGAGCCATGGCAGGGTCGGCGGCGGCAGCCAGCAGCATCGGCACGCGATTCGCCAGCCCCGGGGCCACCGAGTCCAAGGTTCGCGCCAAGCGGGCTACCCGTTCGTGATCTGCTCCCAAGCGGTGAAGAAGTGCGCCGGATACTTCCATCGAACCATTGCCTCATCGAATCATCGAATCATTGGCTTCCAACTGCAAGAAGTCAGCGACTCAACGATCAACGGATCAACGATTCACCCACGCGAGCGGCGGTGTAGGGTTGCTCGTCAAGCGCATGCGCCGCCATCCACGCCCGCAGGTCGCTGCAGGCGCGCGCCGCCAGATGCCGGCGCTTCTCGCGGCCCCGCTCGCGGCCGGCGATGGCGGGAAACAGACCATAGTTCGCGTTCATCGGCTGGAACTCGCGGCGGCCACGGTCGGTGACGTAGCGGACCAATGAGCCGAGCGCCGTGGTCGCCGGGGGAACGATGCAGGCCGCCCCCGCCAGCAGCCGCGACACGTTGATGGCCGCCAACAGCCCCGCCGCGGCGGATTCGACGTAGCCTTCGACGCCAACGAGCTGCCCAGCGAGAAACGTCTGTGGACGACCCATCAGTTGCAGCGTCGGCTGCAGCAGGCGCGGCGAATTGACGAAGGTGTTGCGATGCAAGCAGCCGAGCCGGACAAACTCGGCGTTTTCGAGCCCCGGGATCATGCGGAATACCCGGCGCTGCTCGGGATACGTCATCTTCGTCTGAAATCCGACCATGTTGAAAAGCGTGCCTTCGTGATTGTCCTGGCGCAGCTGCACCGCAGCAAAGGGGCGCTGGCCACTGCGCGGATCGATGAGTCCCACCGGACGCATGGGCCCGAAAGCCAACGTGTCGGGCCCACGCCGCGCCATCTCTTCGATCGGCATACAGCCTTCGAAGTAGATACAGCGCTCGAACTCCTTCGTCGGCATGGTCTGCGCGCTCCGCACCGCCTCGACAAACTGATAGTACTCGTCGCGCGACAGCGGGCAGTTGAGGTAGTCATCGCCCCCTTTCCCGTACCGCGATGCCAAGAACGCAATGCGCCGATCGACCGATTCGGCCGTGACGATGGGCGCGATGGCGTCGTAGAAATACAGAGACTTCTCGCCGAGAACCTCTTGCAGACAGCGGGCGAGAGCCGGCGAGGTCAACGGGCCGGTGGCGACGATGGTGAGACCGGCTGGCAGCGCGGTGAGTTCTTCCCGCACGAGCGTAACCTCGGAGCGCGAGGTGATCGCTTCGGTCATCTGGGCGGCAAACAACTCCCGGTCGACCGCCAGTGCCACACCCGCCGGCACGGCAGTCCGATCGGCAACTGCCATGACCACGGAGCCCAGGCAGCGCATCTCTTCTTTCAGCAGACCGACGGCCGAATCCAGCGAGGCGCTGCGAAAGGAATTGGAACAGACCAGCTCACCCAGCCGGTCAGTGTGATGCACTGGCGTCGGGCACAGCGGACGCATTTCGTAGAGCCGAACGGGGATCCCGCGGCGCGCCAACTGCCAGGCCGCCTCGGACCCGGCAAGGCCGCCGCCGATGATTGTGACAGGGCACTGAGTCCCGAGTCCTGAGTCCTGGGTAACCGAACCCGGCATGATCTTGTCTGACGCTCAACTGTCGATAGTGAACGGTTGACTGCGGTTCACACCGCTTCCGCCTCAGCGACCGTCTCCTGGTATTTGCAACCTTCGCTCAAGCAGCGGCGGACGGTGCCGTAGCGTTTGGTCGTTTTCTCCACCACGAACGGCGCCTTGCACTGCGGGCAGGGCTCCGGCACGGGGCGTTCCCAGGTGGCAAATTTGCATTGCGGGTACCGATTGCAGCTGTAGAAGGTCTTGCCGGAGCGCGAGCGCTTCTCCACGATCTCGCCCTGGCCGCAGTCGGGGCACGCAACCCCGGTGGGCACGGGACGCACGAGCGGGCGCACGTTCTTGCATTCGGGGTATCCGGAGCAGCCGAGGAACTTGCCGTAACGGCCGAAGCGCAGCTGTAGCGGCCGGCCGCACAGTTCGCACTTCTCGTCGATCTGCTGTGCCTCCTCCACCCGGATGGTGCCTTCGGCGTCGCGGGTGAAGTTCTTCGTGTTCTTGCACTCCGGATACTTCGGGCAGGCCAGGAACTCGCCGCCGCGCCCCCACTTGATTACCATGCTGGCGCCGCAGGACGTACACGAAATATCGGTCGGCTGACCTTCGCGCTTGACGTCGCGCATGCGCTCTTCGGCATGCTCGAGATCGCGAGCAAAGGGATCGTAGAAGCGCCGCATAGCCGCCACCCATTGCTGCTTGCCCTCCTCGATCTGATCCAGCACGTCCTCCATGCCGGCGGTGAACTCGACATTGAGAATGTCCGGAAAGGCGTCGACCAGCAGTTCGGTGATGAGGAACCCGAGCTCGGTAGGACGCAGCCGCCGGGACTTGTCCTCGGCGACGTATTCCTTGCTCAGGATCGTGGTCATGATGGTGGCGTACGTCGACGGCCGGCCGATGCCCTTCTCTTCCAGCTCTTTGATCAGCGTGGCCTGACTAAAGCGCGGCGGCGGCTGAGTGAAATGCTGCTCGGGAAGGAGTTCGTGCAGCCGCAAGCGCTCTCCTTCGGTCAGCGGCGGCAGCTGGCGCTCGGACTCGTCTTCTTCCTCTCCTTCCTTGCGCTCCTCGTCACGTCCCTCGGTGTACACGCGGATGAAGCCGTCGAACTTCATGATCTGGCCGGTGGCGCGAAAGAGGGTGTCCGCTGCGGTGATGTCGACGGTGGTCTGATCGAACACCGCGGGCGTCATCTGGCTGGCGACGAAGCGGTTCCAGATGAGCGTGTACAGTGCCGACTCCTCCTTGGAGAGGTACGGCGCGACTCGTTCGGGAGCGTGGCTGAGCGCCGTCGGGCGGATGGCCTCGTGCGCGTCCTGCGCGCCCTTCTTGCTCGGATACGTGATGGCGCTCTCCGGGAGATACGGTTTGCCAAAGCGCTCGCCGATGAACTGCCGCACCTCCTGCAGGGCTTCCGGGCCGATGCGGGTCGAATCGGTTCGCATGTAGGTGATGAGCCCGACCGCGCCTTCGCCACCGAGCTCGACGCCCTCATACAAACGTTGTGCAATCCGCATGGTGCGGCCGGGCGCAAAGCCGAGCTTGCGCGAGGCCTCCTGCTGCAACCGCGAGGTGATGAACGGCGGCGTCGGATAGCGCCGGCGCTCCTTGCGCTCGACACGGCCGACGACCCAGGTCGCCCCCCGTAAACGCTCCACCAAAGCCTGCGCCGTGCCTTCATTTTCGATCCGGAATTTCTCCGGATCCAGACGATCCTCACCGACGCGAAACAGGCGTGCCGCGAAAGGTGGCGGGTGGTCGCCTTCGAGACGCGCGGTGACCGACCAGTACTCCTTCGGTGCAAACGCCTGGATCTCGCGCTCGCGCTCGCAAATGATCCGCACCGCCACCGACTGCACGCGGCCGGCGGACAGACCGCGGCGCACTTTCTTCCACAGCAACGGACTGATTTGATACCCCACCAGCCGGTCCAGGATGCGACGCGTTTGCTGCGCTTCGTACAAGTTGCGATCCAGCTCCTGCGGGTGGCGGATGGCTTCCTCCACCGCGCGCTTGGTGATTTCGTTGAAGAGCACGCGATGGAGCTTCTGCTTTCCACCGCCGATCTGCTCAGCGATGTGCCAGGCAATGGCCTCGCCCTCACGGTCCGGATCGGGAGCCAGGTAGATGTTCTCCTTGCCTTTCGCGGCTCGTTTCAGCTCGTCGATGATCTTTTTCTTGCCGCGGAGCACCTGGTAGTCGGGCTTGAAGTCGTCCGCGATGTCCACCCCCAGCTTGCTCTTCGGCAGGTCGAGAATGTGACCGACTGATGCCTTCACCTGGAAGTCTTTTCCCAAGTATTTTTCCAAGGTCCGGGCCTTTGCGGGCGATTCAACAATGACCAGATTCTTCGCCATAAATCATACCTGCGCTGGAGTGCGCCGCACGTCAACCAGCGCGGCGACAAAATGTTTTCCGGGAAGCTGCTGCACGACCCCTTTCAATTCCAGGTCGAGCAGCGTTTGCAGCACCGTTGCCGGCGCCAACCCACTACGGGTGATGATCGCGTCGATATGGACGGTGTCGTGGCGCATGCATTCAACGATCGCCGCCTCAGTGGGAGCGAGTTCGACGACGCCACGCGGCGCCACGCGGCCGAGCAGTTGCGGTGCGATTTCTTCCATTACGTCTTCGGCGCGCTCCGTCAGTTTCGCTCCCTCACGAATCAGCCGATGGGTGCCGCGGGTGCGTTCGCCGATGGCGCCTGGAACGGCAAACACCTCGCGGCCCTGGTCTGCCGCCAACGTCGCCGTAATCAACGAGCCGCTTTTCTCTGTGGCTTCCACAACCACCGTACCAAGCGCGAGGCCGCTGATGATACGGTTGCGGTTTGGAAAGTTCTCCGCATCCGGCTGCGTGCCCATCATGAGTTCCGTAACCACCGCTCCTTGTCGTGAGATCGCCTGAAAGAGCGCATGATGCTCACTTGGGTAGACCACGTCAATGCCGGAGCCCAACACCGCTATGGTGCGGCCTCCGGCGCGTAACGCGGTCCAATGTGCCTGCGCATCGATGCCGCGCGCCATGCCACTGACGACGGTGACGCCATAACGCACCAACCCCTCCGTAATCTCGCGCGCCAACCGGAGCCCATAGGCGCTGACGCGGCGCGAACCGACCATCGCCACCGCCGTGGCATCGCACGGCTCTAATTCTCCTTGCACGAAGAGAAACGGGGGCGGATCGTGGATCTGGCGAAGGTTGACCGGATAGACCGGGTCGTTCCACGTGACCAGCTTCGCACCGCTCCGACTCAGGCGTTCGCTTTGCTCATCCACCGCGCGCCAATCGCTGAACCGACGAATCGACTGCGCCACTTCGGCGCGCACGCCAGCGCCCACCAACGCATGTGGGCTGGCATCAAAGACCGACGCCGGCGTGCCGAAGGCACGGAGCAGCCCCTGGTACATGACCGGGCCGACGCCATGAACCATTCTCAGCGCCAGCCAGGTCCGCGCCTCATGTTGCGATCGATCCACCGCCACGTTGTAGCGCAACTTCACAGCTCGCATCAACCAATGTGTCTTGTTGAGTGCTATTCAACCATACTCCAACCGTCGCATGATGGTTCACGGTCGTTGGTTTGACAGCCCCTCCGAACAAGACGCGGCACCACCCTCGCAGGCAGGAGCAGCACCGGCGGCCGAGCGGCAGGCTCGGCGTCGCGCTCTTTCAGTCTCGCCCCGACTTCGGCCGCCCAGCCACAACCGGTCCCTCTGGTCCCGTGGAGAGGCGGGAAGGATCCTGGAGCCCGAGTAGCCTTCGGCGCCTGTGCCGTTTTCGTAAACGCTGCTCCCATAATCGCCATTAATTGCGACAGCTTGGCGACCCTTGGGCCAATCGTGCTGGACCGCTCGGCGGGTGCGAGTTTGGCATGACATCTGCTTCACGGAGCGTGACGCTGAGGCTAAGGAGGTAAAATAATGGAGAACCATTGCAGAACCTTTAGGCACGCGAAACGTATTCGTGTGCGTCTACCTTTTCCGGGTTTTTCCCGGGCATGGGATTGCCGGCCCTTCGGTTTCGGGCGAATCGTCGCTCCCGTCGCCAGCGGGTGCATAGAAGTCGCGCCGCGGGTCGAACTCGACCTCGCCACTGGTGAGCTGCGCGCCGAGGTCCGTTCCCAGAAGCGTTCGGCCTGAGGGTCCGAGCCAAAGGAGAGCATCATGGAACCGACAATGGATTGCGAGATCTCCGCGATCAGAGAGTTTCGCTGCGCCTTGTGCGGCGAGCCGTTTTCTTCCAGAGCTCACGTGCACGAGTGTCTGCGCGACCAGCTGGATCCGGTACGCTACGTAGAGCTGTTCTGGGACGAAGCCTGACCCGGTCCGGCCTCGCTTCACCTTCTCGACACACGCAGGCGCGGGTCGCGGAGCATCTGCTTGCCCAAGCACGAGCAGTACAGTTCCTTGCCGATTCCGCGTAGTTAGTCCATTTTTTCAAATCAGCAGCCTCTTTCCGGTCCTCTTGCGCTCTGGAGCGAAACCGCCGCACGTGGCATGAGAGCGATCGTGCGTGACGTGCGGGTGACAGAGTCGGTGCAGGAGGGGACATCAGAGAAGCGTCCGGCGACCCGCCTAGGCGCCGTCGCGCTGCTGCTCGCCGCCAGTGTCTTGCTCTCCCGCCTCCTCGGTTATGGGCGTGAGGCCTTGTTAGCGTACCAGATCGGTGCCCGGGCCTCGACCGACGCTTACTTCGCGGCCTTTCAGATTCCCGATCTACTCAACTACCTGCTCGCAGGCGGTGCGCTTTCGGTAGCTTTTCTTCCACTCTACACTCGCCATCTCTCGCGTGGCGACCTTGAGGCAGCGGAGCGGTTCTTCGCCACTGTCCTGGGCACACTTGGCGTCATCGCGATAGTGGCAACGGCCGGATTGTGGTGGTGGACCGAGCCACTGGTGGCGTTACAGTTCCCGCATTTCGATCCACCCACTCAGGCCCTCACGGTCCACCTGACGCGGATCGTGCTGCCGGCGCAGATCTTCTTCATCACGGGCGGCATCGTCAATGCCACCCTGTTGGCGCGGGGACGGTTCGGCGCCGCCGCGGCGGCACCGTTGATTTACAACGCCGGCATCATTGCCGGCGGTCTGCTGCTGGCGCCGCGCCAAGGGATCGGCGTAGAGGGTTTCGCGTGGGGCGCATTGGCGGGTGCCATCCTCGGACCATTCTTGGCACCTTTGCTGGACGCCCGCCGGCGCGTCCGGCTGCGGGTGCGCGTCAGCGTCAGCGACCGGGCGTTTTTGGGCTATCTCGTCGTCGCCGCCCCGTTGATGTTCGGGCAGACGCTCCTCACCGTCGACGAATGGTACGGGCGCTGGTTCGGAGCGCTACTCGACGCCGGAACGGTGGCGCATTTGGCCTACGCGCGCCGCCTGATGCAAGTTCCGGTGGCCGTGGTCGGGCAAGCGATCGCTGCGGCGGCGCTGCCAACGCTGGCGCGCCTGTGGGCGGAGGACCGGCAGGACGAATTCAAACGGTTGGTGTTGCGCACCTTGCAGGCGGGGCTGGCGCTCGCCCTCTGCGGCGGAGCCGCGGTCATCGTTCTGGCGCGGCCCATGGTGCAGTTGGTCTACCAGCACGGTGCCTTTACCGGGGCGGACACCGCCCAAGTGGCAAGCATCTTGGCACTGTTCTGCCTGGCGGTTCCGGCGTGGATCGCCCAACAGATTGCCGTGCGCGCGTTCTACGCCCGCGGTGACACGTGGCGCCCCATGCTCCTCGGCACCGCAGTCGCAATCGCCGCAATCCCGCTCTATCTTTTGCTCGCGCAGCGCTTCGGCGTCCTCGGCATCGCCGCGGCAGGCACCATCGGCATGAGCGCCAACGCTCTGGCCACGCTCCTACTAGCACGCTGGCTCCACGGTGGGCCGCAGTTGCTGCGGCTCCTCGACACCGCCGCGCGGGCGGCGCTCATAGCCACGGTCGCCGCCGTCGTAACCCACTTGTCGTTGCACTTCATACCCCGAGGGATCAGCGGCGCACTGGTGGAGCTCGGTGGTGGTGGGCTCATCTTTGGCGGTGTCGTCCTCGTTGGCGCGGTGGCAATCGGCGACGAACCGATGCGCGGCGCCCTCCGCTGGCTGTTCCGCCGCCGTTGGGGCCGGAAAGCCGATCAGGCGAGCTGATCCGTATCACCCTGACGCCCGCAAGCTTTTTCCCCGCGGGACCTCAGTGCCGGTTGGTGGCTACGCCACGTAGCGCAGCATGAACACGAAATGGAAAATGCTGCCGGCCAGGACGAACAGATGGAAAATGTCGTGGAAGCCGAAGACGTTTGGCAGCGGGTCGGGGCGTTGCACACCATAGATGACCGCGCCGACGGTGTAGCACATGCCGCCCATCAGCAGCCAGTTGAATCCGCCCGCTGGCAAGGTGTGGAGCAACGGCACGAAGGCGACAACGGCCATCCAGCCCATACCGAGATACAACGCCGTGGTGAGCCAGCGTGGCAGATGTTGAAAGAAGAGCTTGATGACCCCACCGATGAGCGCACAGGCCCACGCGGCGCCGAAGAGGCTCCAGCCCAATCCGCCGCGCAGGGTCACAAGGCAGACGGGAGTGTAGCTTCCGGCGATCAACACATAGATCGCCGTGTGGTCGAAACGGCGCAGCCAGTCCTCCTTGCGCGGCGAGAGCGGCAGCCAGTGGTACAGGGTGCTGGCCGAGTACAACAAGATCAGGCTCATCCCGTACACCGTGAATCCGACCGTACGCATCGGATCGCCATGCGATCGGAGAATCAGCCAGACCAGCCCGGGGATGGCCAGCAATACGCCGAGCAAATGCGAGAAGCAACTGAAGGGTTCTTTCACACGCAAACGCATGGTCGAGGTGGCAAACAGTAGACGACCAGGGAGGCGTTATCAACCCCGGGGCCTAGCCAGGTAATGCCGTCGAAGCGACCTCGATCCCGCCTTCGCCCGGAGCCTCATCCCTCTACCGTCCCACCGTGCCGAGCCCGAGGCCGCACAGCACCGCGAGTGAATAGGCGATGAAGATGCCCGAGATGCTTCCCATGGAGGGTCCCTTGGTCGCGTGCGTATAGCCACGCCGGTGCATCCGCCTGAACTCGCGCGCCGAGAAGACCGCGGCGGCGGTCAGCGGTACCACCGCAACGATCGGCAAGACGCGCAACGCAAGCAGGAGGTAGGCCAGTGCATACGTGAGCCCGCCCAGTCCATAAATGACACCCTGGGACCGCGAGCGGCCGAGGACGATCGAGAGTGTTCTGCGGCCGGCGGCGGCGTCGCCTTGAATGTCGCAGGTGTTATTGACCGTCAGGATGTCCGCGATCAGCGTCGTCGAGGGCAACCCCAGCAGCAGCGCGGCGGAAGTGATCTCGTGCGTCTGGACATACGTGGAAAGAACAATCAGCACCATGCCCAGCAGGCCGCCCGCAAGGACTTCGCCGCAAGGCGTGCGTGCAAGCGGCAGCGGACCCCCACTGTAGAAAAAGGAGACGGCCATTCCGAGCGCCCCGACGCCTATCACCTCCCAACCGACGCGGACGCCGAGCGCCAGCCCGAAGAGCGCGCCCAACCCGAAGGCGCCGCAGGAGATCCAGAAGGCGACGCGCGGCTCGATGGCTCGGTGGACGAGCACTTTGTAGCGATCGACGTCGGAATCAACGGTATCGACACCGCCGATGAAATCGAAATAGCTGTTGAAGCCCGCAGTGCCGATGTCGACGCACTCGGCCGCCACGAAGAGGAGCAAAAAGAGAAGCAGTGACAGATGATGGGTGGAGTACACGGCGTAGGCCGTGCCAATCAAGACGGACGATACGCTGACGATCTTGGTCCGGATCTCGACGATCCGCAGGACGTCGGTGAGCGTCAGGGTCGCGGCCATGGCTCGATCGACCTCTATAGCGCGCTGGCCGGCCTCACGTCGACGATTCCCCACAGCATGGAACGGTCGCGCGCCGCCTGGTTGGTCGCCGCCTGTTCCGTCGGCTCCGCGAAGCTGCGGAGGACGACGATACTGTCCCGGGTTCCGGCCCGCTTGACCGCCGCGAACAGCCGATCGCGGTAGTCGGCGCCGGCCCCGTCGAGAACATTCGAGAGCGTGAAGCCGTCGAAGCTACCCGGCGCGCAAGACTCCAGATAGGAGGCCGCGTCGGACAAGACGAGTTGGATCGCGTGCGCCGCGACCGGGCCGGGCTCGGGTGAGAGGTCCCCGAGCAGCAGCGCCCGCGCGTAGGGGTTGGAGCGGTTCGGATGGGTCCGGAAGCAGCGCTCCATGCGTCCCCGCATGACCCGCCCGAAGTGCGGCGGCAGGATCTCGAGGAATGGGGACGCGTACAGCGCGCGCAGCCCGGTCAATGAGAACAT carries:
- the trmFO gene encoding methylenetetrahydrofolate--tRNA-(uracil(54)-C(5))-methyltransferase (FADH(2)-oxidizing) TrmFO, giving the protein MPGSVTQDSGLGTQCPVTIIGGGLAGSEAAWQLARRGIPVRLYEMRPLCPTPVHHTDRLGELVCSNSFRSASLDSAVGLLKEEMRCLGSVVMAVADRTAVPAGVALAVDRELFAAQMTEAITSRSEVTLVREELTALPAGLTIVATGPLTSPALARCLQEVLGEKSLYFYDAIAPIVTAESVDRRIAFLASRYGKGGDDYLNCPLSRDEYYQFVEAVRSAQTMPTKEFERCIYFEGCMPIEEMARRGPDTLAFGPMRPVGLIDPRSGQRPFAAVQLRQDNHEGTLFNMVGFQTKMTYPEQRRVFRMIPGLENAEFVRLGCLHRNTFVNSPRLLQPTLQLMGRPQTFLAGQLVGVEGYVESAAAGLLAAINVSRLLAGAACIVPPATTALGSLVRYVTDRGRREFQPMNANYGLFPAIAGRERGREKRRHLAARACSDLRAWMAAHALDEQPYTAARVGESLIR
- the glnE gene encoding bifunctional [glutamate--ammonia ligase]-adenylyl-L-tyrosine phosphorylase/[glutamate--ammonia-ligase] adenylyltransferase — its product is MEVSGALLHRLGADHERVARLARTLDSVAPGLANRVPMLLAAAADPAMALAGWERLLEATADPAVIAALSPEELSALCTLLGGSQSLSNTLQALGAEWLTLFRECYAAGRRSAADHERELGAAVDEPWEPFSSQLRQLRHRQYLRIGLADLTGRYPVETTMAELSELAAGLFAAACRWARRMLREQYGDFPVGSPQDAGLSTQDSFVVLAMGKLGGGELNFSSDVDVMYLYAAGSQQTAGGPRGTLQAREFFTRLAELVTRALQEVTASGFAFRVDLRLRPEGVNGPIVNALNDALVYYEAYGQTWERSALIQARPIAGEMELGERFLREMRPFVYRRYLDYTTIADMKEMKARVEAQLGEKVGHGNVKLGRGGIREIEFLVQVLQLVHGGRDERVRGRGSLSTLAKLTETGYLPADEGQALMQAYRFLRHVEHKIQIVHQRQTHAVPSDVREQETLARRLGYRGDDVVTQMWADLTRHTERVRRAFEKLFYEPAAETQRSADAEVVELLQTLEAREGSLARLKTLGFTRPESSYDDLLLLRDGPVSAPARLRRKQALYDIAPSLLRTILQSADPDLALRNVATFISSVGARTSFLALLRENPGTLRMLVELFGGSQFLANAFIRHPELLDTLVRADLVRVYRTAEDLAAELQAVLSADGDFEESLEALRRFRNQEFLRIGINDLQSLLRPEEVSAELTSLAQVCLQSACDVAARDVCARYGCGELPGQLVVLGLGKLGGGELNYNSDLDLIFVYEEPQTGTTPLPSLEFFSKLAQRLITVLQVATREGIVYRIDTRLRPSGRSGPLVSSLESFRRYHETSAQIWERQALVKARPVAGTPALAQRVAMIISNFVYRASLRAEEVSEIRRLRWRMEHELARESRERVNIKTGRGGLVDVEFLTQMLQLHYGASDASVRVGNTLGALEALAWAGVLPGEDHRLLADGYRFLRRVENSLRLAYDRPVEDLDRTQMDLKRIAKRMGFEGGAEEIGDLLWQEFSVRREAIRGCYERWFDRMEAELK
- a CDS encoding branched-chain amino acid transaminase gives rise to the protein MEKSDYIWFDGQLVEWDAAQVHVLTHTLHYGLGVFEGIRCYEGRSGQPAIFRLQEHVDRLFGSAHILGLTIPFSQEQISNACVETVRVNKFRSCYIRPIVFLGAGEMGLAAVHNPIRVAIIVWSWGAYLGEEGVRKGVRLKTSSFQRMHVNTHMTKAKAVGNYVNSILAAVEARRGGYDEAMMLDVDGYVAECSGENIFIVRGGRVKTTPQTSILAGITRESVLTILRDHGVEVVEERFSRDEAYLADEVFMTGTAAEVTPVREIDDRQIGPGRPGPICQELQQRFTMITCGEDANHIGWLTPVK